In Setaria italica strain Yugu1 chromosome IX, Setaria_italica_v2.0, whole genome shotgun sequence, the genomic stretch tgtttttttatgaaatatACATGACATGTTGGCAATACATCTATGAGCTGGCCTTTAGCAATTGATGTGTATGATAGAGCGCCTCGTTGTATATACCTTTTCTATTTCTACCAATTATTCTCTTCAATCATACAACTTTTGAGATCCATGTAATTTTGTTGCAGTATTAACGAAACGTTTCTAACTAGCACTATTTAAAGACAAGTCGGCTAATTCTTATGCATTAATTGAACTGTTCTGTTTACTGATTGCTGCTTCAAATGCCATTAAATAAATGACAGAATGGGGAGCAGCGAGAAGACCGTTACCGCTTATGGTGAGTACACCTATGCTGAGCTGGAGAGGGAGCCCTACTGGCCAAGTGAGAAGCTGAGGATTTCAATTACTGGGGCTGGTGGTTTCATTGGATCACACATTGCTCGCCGCCTGAAGAGTGAGGGCCATTACATCATCGCCTCTGACtggaagaaaaatgagcatATGACTGAGGACATGTTCTGCCATGAGTTCCACCTTGTTGACCTCAGGGTCATGGACAACTGTCTGAAGGTTACCCAAGGCGTCGACCATGTATTCAATCTTGCTGCTGATATGGGTGGCATGGGGTTCATCCAGTCAAACCACTCTGTCATCATGTACAACAACACCATGATCAGTTTCAACATGCTTGAAGCTGCACGTATCAATGATGTGAAGAGGTATGGCACTCCATTTTCTGATATGGCTGCAGAATGCTGTGGCCTCCTCCATGAATGACATTCTAACATGCATATCTAATCTAGTTGAGGGAGTTCAATTAGAGTTTGTAGTGAACCTCACTACGACAAATAAACAGCATTTCTTATGCATGTTAGTCTTTGGGAAGCTCTAGGTACAGTTTCAGCTGGCGGATTTTCTGTTAGTATCCAATCCAGTTCTGTGCGTAGTTAAGTTGATACTGGCATTCACCAAAATGAActtaaaaggaaaagaaacatgGCACTTTGGTATATTAGAACTATTTCTGTTTTCCATATATAAACCACCTGTCTTACTTTTTAATTGCGATGTCTGAACTCCACATGATCTTATTCAACTCACTGACTACTATTTTGTGTCATTTGGGTCTTGCAGGTTCTTCTACGCCTCGAGTGCATGCATTTACCCTGAATTCAAACAGCTTGACACAAATGTGAGCTTGAAGGAATCTGATGCCTGGCCTGCTGAGGTGTGTTCATTGAAAATTTGAAATACAATGGCACTTATGTTTTTTAGACACAGTCACACTCtcacatttatttattttctgaTCCATTACCTGTTTACCTTGCAGCCTCAAGACGCCTATGGCTTGGAGAAGCTTGCAACTGAGGAGTTGTGCAAGCACTACACCAAGGACTTTGGCATTGAGTGCCGCGTTGGCCGTTTCCACAACATATATGGTCCCTTTGGAACATGGAAGGGTAAATTAGCAGTTAATCTGTTTGACAGCATTGTTCCCCGAAAGCTGAGGTGATAATTCAATCTA encodes the following:
- the LOC101752979 gene encoding GDP-mannose 3,5-epimerase 1, with product MGSSEKTVTAYGEYTYAELEREPYWPSEKLRISITGAGGFIGSHIARRLKSEGHYIIASDWKKNEHMTEDMFCHEFHLVDLRVMDNCLKVTQGVDHVFNLAADMGGMGFIQSNHSVIMYNNTMISFNMLEAARINDVKRFFYASSACIYPEFKQLDTNVSLKESDAWPAEPQDAYGLEKLATEELCKHYTKDFGIECRVGRFHNIYGPFGTWKGGREKAPAAFCRKAQTSTERFEMWGDGLQTRSFTFIDECVEGVLRLTKSDFREPVNIGSDEMVSMNEMAEIVLSFEDRKLPIHHIPGPEGVRGRNSDNTLIKEKLGWAPTMKLKDGLRFTYFWIKEQIEKEKTQGIDIAGYGSSKVVSTQAPVQLGSLRAADGKEGL